Within Xanthomonas oryzae pv. oryzae, the genomic segment ATGTTGCCCGTGATGCCCGCCATTGCGACAGCAACTGGCGACAGCACGAAGAATGCGAGCGGGACGAAGGGGTGGAATAGTACTTTCACCGGCACTGCCACCTCGACCGGCTCCGGCTACTCTGGCGGCGCGGTCCTGCTGGACCCCATTCCAAGTGATGCCTTCATCACCGCGCTCAACTCCACGCAGATGAACTTCGGCGGGATCAAGGCCGCGCTGGCTGGTGCCTATCTGGAAGTGACCGGCCCCAAGGGAAAGACCACCGTCTATGTCACCGACCTGTATCCGGACGGCGCCTCCGGCGGCCTGGATCTGTCGTACAACGCCTTCGCGGCGATCGGCAACCTGGCAGACGGGCACATTCCGATCAGCTGGAAGGTCGTCCGCGCGCCGATTACCGGCAACGTGCAGTACCGCATCAAAGAAGGCAGTTCACGCTATTGGGCCGCGATCCAGGTGCGACACCACATCTATCCGGTGGTCAAGCTCGAAGTCAAACAAGGCAGCACCTGGACCAGTCTGCCGAAGACCCCCTACAACCATTTCGTAGGCACAAACCTCGGCAACAAGCCGCTGTCCATCCGCATCACCGATATCCGCGGGAAGGTCATCACGGACAAGATTCCCGCGCTGCCGGAATACGGTGGCTCCGCGGCGTATTTCGAGCCCGGCCACGTACAGTTTCCCTGAGGTACGCCGCCGACCCCAGAACGGCCGGTACGCTGGCGCGCTGCGGCCACGTTCGCAAAACGTCTCGCGGCGCGACTGCATCGGAACAACGCCAGCGACGATGCGCGCCTCATCGAGCGCTGGCGCGTTCGGCGTGCGGCACCGGGTTCTGGTCAGCGATGGGTCGGGACGCAGCATTGGGGATCGCAGCTGCCTCGATGTCTGTGCCCCTGACGGACCGGTGCTTTTTCGAATCCCGCCCCACTGCCAGTCAACCGGCCGGCACGACGCAGCACTCACACGATCTTCGTCCGCCGCCACCAACGCGACACCTGTTCCTCACGCACCAGGGTGAACAGACCAGCGCCCAGGATCAGCGCGATGCCCACGGCCATCGGCCAGTCCAGATGATCATGAAACAGCAGGTAGCCGAAGGCGATGGCCCATAGCATCTGGCTGTATTGGGTCGGTGCGACCAGGCTGACCGGGGACATGCGCGTGGCGTACATCATGCAGATGGCGGCAAGCCCGGCGAGCAAACCGTAACCCGCCAGCAGGCCCCATTGGGACAGCGTGGGCCAGACGAAGGTCGGCAGCATCATGATCCCGCCCATTATCAACGGGCCGATCACGCCAGCGCCATACAAGGTCAAGCGCTTTTCACCATGCCCGGCCATGCGCAAGGCGATCACCGAGATGGCACCGACCAGGCCGCACACAATCGCCGCCACATGCCCTTGGGTGAGGTGCCGAAAGCCGGGACGCAGCACGATCAGCACACCGATGAAGCCGACGATCACCGCCGACCAGCGTCGCCAGTGCACGTCTTCCTTGAGGAAGATCACCGACAGCACGGTGACGAAGATCGGCATCAGAAAGATCAGCGCGAACGCTTCGGCCATCGGCAGAGTGGTAAAGGCGATCACCGAGGTGAGATTGCCGATGGCACCGGTGAGCGCGCGCAGCAGCCACAGTGCGGGCTGCTTGGCCATCACCAGTTCGCGTAGCTGGTCGTCGGGCTTTTTCAGGAACGGCACCGCCAGCAGCATCAACAGCGCGCCCAGAAACAGCACCTCGTAGACTGGCAGCGTACCTTCGAGCAGCTTCACGAACGCATCGCTGATCGAATAGGCCGCATAGCAGGCGAACCCCAACACCACACCCTTCAACATTGCCCACACCCCACAGTTGACGCCGATCGAACGAGGTGTCGATACGGATTGCATGCAGTATGCGGTGCCGCGTGTGTCAACGAAACGGCGTGCGCAGTCGACCTGGGATGCGCGTGGGCACCGCGACGGCCAATCACGGGATGCTCTGCCGCGACGGGTCGGCGACGATGCCGCTCCCGTCCTTGCATCCGCGGGGTATCGTACGCCCGTCGCACACAGAGCTGTCAGCCGTGCCCCACTACTCCGGCCCCCTAGTCGTTCTCGCCGATGCGCAAGCGCTGCTTGCCGCGCGCGGAAGTGGTCTGACTCATTGGACCGGGTCGCTCGACCTGGGCCGCAGCACCGACACCGCCCAGCTCGATGCACAGACTTGGCAATGGCGTGGTCGGGGGTACCCGTATCCGGGCAAGCTCAAGGACCGCACGCTGTACTTCTGGGATGGCGATGATTTCGCGCCGATCTCGCGTTACAGCGGCGCCTTGATCAAGCTGGTGCCCACCGAATGGGGCGCGCCGACGTTCGAGATCGACGGCATCAAGATGCTGCCGTCGGCGCAGCTATCGCCGTTCGAGGATGCGCGGCGCAAGGTGGCGTTGGTGGATCCACGCGGCAAGACCGTGCTGGATACCTGCGGCGGTTTGGGATACTTCGCTGCCTGCTGCCTGGAAGCCGGCGTCGCGCAGCTGCTCTCGTTCGAAAAGAATGCAGACGTGCTGTGGCTACGCACACTGAATCCGTGGTCGCCGGATCCGGAGACTGCCGGCGGGCGCCTGCAGCTGACCCATGCCGATGTCGCGCAGCACATCGCCACGCTGGCCGATGATGCGGTCGATGCCATCCTGCATGATCCACCGCGTTTCGGCATTGCCGGCGAGCTGTATTCGCAGGTGTTCTACGATCAACTGGCGCGCGTGCTGCGCCGTGGCGGGCGGCTGTTTCACTACACCGGCGCGCCCAACAAACTCACCAGCGGGCGCGATGTGCCCAACGAAGTGAGCAAGCGCCTGGCCAAGGCCGGCTTCACCACGCAACGTGCGCTGGATGGCGTGCTGGCGAGCTTGCCTGCACGGCGCTGAGTGCCTGCCTCGGCGCTGTTGAAGCTGGCAACAGGACGCGCTGAGTTATCGTCTGGCAGCTGCGAAGCAGTGTGCACCAAACGGACGTTGCATGCGCGCCCTTTTGATCGCTGTCTTGCTGACCTCGCTGTTACCGGTCACCGCTGCACCCACGCACACGCAGACACCACCGGCATCGCCAAGCGCGCCACCGCAGCCCATGGCCGAAGTGATCACGCGCTATCCGGTGGCCACCGCAACGCTGGCCGGGCGCGAGATCCGGCTGGGCGAACACGAGGGCACATGTACCGTGGTGCACGACGGCGACGTCCTGGTGCTGGGCATCGGCGCAGCATGCTGCTTGAGTACTGATCGTCGGCACGCGGCGCACGTCCATCGCTTCCATGGCAGCGAGATCGTGCTGGTACAGCACGCACAGCCAACCTCGCGACCGGACTGGGATGTGGCGGCCTACGGGCCCATTTGCGCCTTTGAAGCACAAGCGGTGCGCGAAGTCGGCGGCGTGCTGGAGCCCGGCAGCGTGGCCAGCTCCTGGCATTGCGATCCCACCGCAGGCGCGGACCAGAAGCAGTTCGTCTATAGCTACGACAGCTGGCCCAACCGTTGGTTGTCAGCGCCGACGATCGTGTGCAACTGGAGTCGATGGCCCGATCGCAAAGTTTGCCGGCAGCCTTGTCGCGCCGCGCGCAGATGATCCTGCGCATGGCCGACGGTGAACCGCAGACGACGATCGCGCATCGCTATGGCGTGAGCCGCCCGACGGTCACGTTGTGGCGTACCCGCTATCGCGAGCGCGGCATTGCCGGCCTGCATAACGAACTCAAGCCCGGCCGGCCGCGCACAACCAGCGATGAAAAGGTAGCCGAACTGGTCAACACCGTCCTGACGCGCAAGCCGAACGGCAACACGCACTGGTCGCGCCGCACGCTGGCGGAGGAGACAGGACGTTCCACCACCACCGTCCACCGCTACATGACGCTGTTCGGCCTGCAGCCGCATCGCTCCAAGCGCTTCAAGCTCTCCACCGATGCGTTCTTCATCGAGAAGGTGCGCGACATCGTCGACCTGTATCTGAATCCGCCGGATCATGCGTTGGTGCTGTGTGTGGACGAGCAGAGCCAGGTACAGGCCTTGGAGCGTACCCAGCCGGTGCTGCCGATGGGATTGGGGTACGTCGAAGGCATCACGCACGACGACGTGCGCCATGGCACAACGCCCCTTTTTGCCGCGCTGGACGTCGCCAACGGCAGCGTCATCACCCAGTGCAAACCCAGCACCGACATCAGGAATTTCTCTCGTTCCTGCGACATGTAGACGCGCAGGTGCCGCAGGATCTGGACGTGCATCTGATCTGCGACAACGACGCCACCCACAAGCACGCCAGGATCAAGGCATGGCTGGCCAAACGGCCGCGCTACCACATGCATTACACGCCGACCTACAGCTCCTGGCTCAATCAGGTCGAGCGCTGGTTCGGCCTGAT encodes:
- a CDS encoding class I SAM-dependent methyltransferase gives rise to the protein MPLPSLHPRGIVRPSHTELSAVPHYSGPLVVLADAQALLAARGSGLTHWTGSLDLGRSTDTAQLDAQTWQWRGRGYPYPGKLKDRTLYFWDGDDFAPISRYSGALIKLVPTEWGAPTFEIDGIKMLPSAQLSPFEDARRKVALVDPRGKTVLDTCGGLGYFAACCLEAGVAQLLSFEKNADVLWLRTLNPWSPDPETAGGRLQLTHADVAQHIATLADDAVDAILHDPPRFGIAGELYSQVFYDQLARVLRRGGRLFHYTGAPNKLTSGRDVPNEVSKRLAKAGFTTQRALDGVLASLPARR
- a CDS encoding DMT family transporter, coding for MLKGVVLGFACYAAYSISDAFVKLLEGTLPVYEVLFLGALLMLLAVPFLKKPDDQLRELVMAKQPALWLLRALTGAIGNLTSVIAFTTLPMAEAFALIFLMPIFVTVLSVIFLKEDVHWRRWSAVIVGFIGVLIVLRPGFRHLTQGHVAAIVCGLVGAISVIALRMAGHGEKRLTLYGAGVIGPLIMGGIMMLPTFVWPTLSQWGLLAGYGLLAGLAAICMMYATRMSPVSLVAPTQYSQMLWAIAFGYLLFHDHLDWPMAVGIALILGAGLFTLVREEQVSRWWRRTKIV